The Macrobrachium nipponense isolate FS-2020 chromosome 46, ASM1510439v2, whole genome shotgun sequence genome has a segment encoding these proteins:
- the LOC135214642 gene encoding probable glutamate receptor, whose translation MANGYSEHRLLRITKLLSKVGIVRKTTPFHKRGYIKHWDYPHVMFSNETGDGPILVESFHGVIGDVFHILRQTLNFTSHCFIPTDLMWGSLRDGNWTGMIGDLAEDRADIAVANMDYTYARSQAADFPYGLRTGGNVLVIKYVPAVENARNSYTREFTWPVWLLVVLFGIIMSICLLFVFKHSPNQEEKPLSEVIWLIVAAFCNAGETVSTVSTSSRVILLVLYLTTMILHASYSSFLISSLTVDMNNLPFTDLRTMYEARTHSFGFTGGAGVEDEFKFHYAPNPSALIPSLLTPPVTSLPHPASFQKPLLST comes from the exons ATGGCTAATGGTTACTCTGAGCATCGGTTGCTGAGAATAACAAAATTACTGTCTAAAGTTGGTATTGTCAGGAAAACCACACCCTTCCACAAGAGGGGCTACATAAAACACTGG gactATCCACATGTAATGTTTTCTAATGAGACTGGGGATGGTCCTATCCTAGTAGAAAGCTTTCATGGGGTAATTGGAGATGTATTTCACATCTTGAGACAAACACTGAACTTCAC ATCTCATTGCTTCATACCCACTGACCTCATGTGGGGGAGCCTCCGTGACGGGAATTGGACGGGGATGATTGGGGATCTCGCGGAGGATCGAGCAGACATAGCCGTAGCGAACATGGATTACACTTACGCAAGGAGCCAAGCTGCTGACTTTCCATATGGGTTGCGGACTGGAGG AAATGTTTTGGTGATAAAATATGTTCCAGCCGTCGAGAATGCTAGAAACAGCTACACTAGAGAATTCACTTGGCCAGTCTGGTTATTGGTCGTGTTATTTGGAATAATAATGTCCATATGTCTACTCTTTGTGTTCAAACACTCACCTAACCAGGAAGAGAAGCCTCTGTCTGAAGTTATATGGCTGATTGTAGCAGCATTTTGCAATGCAG GAGAGACTGTATCCACAGTGAGCACATCCTCCCGAGTCATCCTGCTGGTATTGTACCTGACGACCATGATCCTACACGCTTCCTACAGCAGCTTTCTCATCTCCTCCCTGACTGTAGATATGAACAACCTGCCATTCACTGACCTGAGAACGATGTATGAAGCGAGGACCCATTCCTTTGGGTTCACAGGTGGAGCTGGGGTGGAGGACGAATTCAAG TTCCACTACGCCCCTAACCCATCAGCGCTCATCCCATCTCTGCTAACCCCTCCTGTCACCTCCCTCCCTCATCCTGCATCCTTCCAGAAGCCCCTTCTCTCCACATGA
- the LOC135214643 gene encoding glutamate receptor 4-like, with the protein MYEARTHSFGFTGGAGVEDEFKSSPVSLYRDIWDEIVLADPRNLSPNTIDLVKRLCTEQHAIMIGRTFLVSRTLPCKVVLLPGNYFVSQRSIPVQKDSPLTGLFRLQMRKIVEAGIIDRLEKKWMPKLADSPDADRSPISLLQASTAFYFLLLGHLAALIVLVIEIKFANGRR; encoded by the exons ATGTATGAAGCGAGGACCCATTCCTTTGGGTTCACAGGTGGAGCTGGGGTGGAGGACGAATTCAAG TCGTCACCGGTTTCACTTTACAGGGATATTTGGGACGAGATAGTTTTGGCTGATCCTAGAAATCTGAGCCCCAATACTATTGACCTTGTCAAACGCTTATGCACAGAACAGCATGCCATCATGATCGGTCGTACCTTCCTAGTGTCAAGAACCTTGCCGTGCAAAGTTGTTCTGTTGCCAGGCAATTACTTCGTCTCTCAGAGATCTATTCCCGTTCAGAAGGATTCTCCACTAACGGGTCTATTTCGACTTCA GATGAGAAAGATCGTGGAAGCTGGAATCATTGACAGACTGGAGAAAAAGTGGATGCCAAAACTTGCAGACTCTCCAGACGCCGACAGATCTCCGATAAGCCTCCTGCAAGCAAGCACGGCTTTCTATTTCCTCCTCCTCGGTCACTTGGCTGCTTTGATCGTCCTTGTAATCGAGATCAAATTTGCCAATGGGCGGAGATAA